A region of the Variovorax sp. 54 genome:
GCCGGATGTAGCGGAAGGCGCGGTTGCGCCGTCCCGCCAGCGCATCGGGCGGGTTGCACTCACCGTGAAACACCATCACGCGGGCGCCTTCGGGCACGAAGGGCTCTTCCCAGTAGTTGGTCGGCCAGGTCGGGATGCCGTGGTACTTGAAACTCGGGCACCAGGCCGCGGGCCAGTAGGCCAGCTTGCCCTGCTTGTGGAGCACGTCCGACAGGTAGGCCTGCTCGTTGCGGTATTCGGCCTGCACCTTGTCCATGTTGGCGCGGAAGTACGCCAGCACGTCGGCGTGGGCACCCAGCTCGAAGCGGTAGACCGATGAATTGCCCGTGATCCGCTCGCGCCGCCAGGGGCGGGCGTAGTCGTGAATGATCAGGAACTCGCCGGGCTGCTCGAAGAAGGCGTCCAGGCTGCCGACGATCACCACGTCGACATCCAGGAAGAGGGCGGTGCCGCGCAGGCCGTGCAGGTCCTGCTCAAAGGTGGTGAGCTTCTTCCAGGCGCCGTCGCGCTGGCCCGGGGCCAGCTGGAGGTTGAGCGGCGGAATGGGCAGGCACGTCACTTCGGGGCGGATGCCGTTGCCGTCGTCGGTCAAGCAGACGAACTTGAAGTCGCCGCTGAGGTGGCGGCGCACCATGGCGTAGAGCCGGTTGACGTACTCGGGGCCGTACTTGGTGCCCCACTTCATGCAGAGGATATGGCGCTGGGCGCCTTGCGCTGCCACCAAGCTCAGTCCGCCTGGTTGCGTTTCTTGGCCGACAGCGGACGCTTGGCCTTGGCGCGCTTGATGGTGCCGCCAGGGGTGAGGCGCTGGTTGCCGAGCACGCGCAGGGTCTTGATTTCAGGGCGCTGGCCGCCGCGCTTGCTGTACTTGACGATTTTCACGTCGCGCGGGCCGGGCATGCGGTCTTCGTCGACCACACGCTCCTTTTCGGGCTTCGGACGCCACAGCACGAGCAGCTTGCCGATGTGCTGGATCGGGGCGGCGTCGAGCTCGTCGGCGAGCTCCTGGAGCATGGCGTCACGGGCGAGGCGGTCGTCGGAGAAGACGCGAACCTTGATCAGGCCATGGGCCTTCAGGGCCGCGTCGGCCTCCTTTTTCACGGCAGGGGTGAGCCCGTCTCCACCGACCATGACGATCGGATCCAGGTGGTGAGCTTCGGCGCGGTGCACCTTGCGCTCGGCAGGGGTAAGTTGAATGGCGGGCATCCCCGTATTATCGACGCGTACACGAACACCCTCATGAGCACCAAAGCCAAAAGCAAAAAAGTCAACAAGGCGTGGCTTCACGACCACATCAACGACCCCTACGTGAAGCTCGCGACCAGAGAGGGCTACCGCGCCCGCGCGGCTTACAAGCTCAAGGAAATCGACGAGTCGCTCGGGCTGGTCAAGCCCGGCCACCTCGTGGTCGACCTGGGTTCGACCCCCGGCGCCT
Encoded here:
- a CDS encoding glycosyltransferase, with translation MVAAQGAQRHILCMKWGTKYGPEYVNRLYAMVRRHLSGDFKFVCLTDDGNGIRPEVTCLPIPPLNLQLAPGQRDGAWKKLTTFEQDLHGLRGTALFLDVDVVIVGSLDAFFEQPGEFLIIHDYARPWRRERITGNSSVYRFELGAHADVLAYFRANMDKVQAEYRNEQAYLSDVLHKQGKLAYWPAAWCPSFKYHGIPTWPTNYWEEPFVPEGARVMVFHGECNPPDALAGRRNRAFRYIRPASWVARHWKE
- a CDS encoding YhbY family RNA-binding protein, with the translated sequence MPAIQLTPAERKVHRAEAHHLDPIVMVGGDGLTPAVKKEADAALKAHGLIKVRVFSDDRLARDAMLQELADELDAAPIQHIGKLLVLWRPKPEKERVVDEDRMPGPRDVKIVKYSKRGGQRPEIKTLRVLGNQRLTPGGTIKRAKAKRPLSAKKRNQAD